The following are encoded together in the Daucus carota subsp. sativus chromosome 5, DH1 v3.0, whole genome shotgun sequence genome:
- the LOC108220832 gene encoding probable protein phosphatase 2C 25 → MFSWLGRIVMACWRPVSQYARMNKDSNGNSNNSSHNTDDNDDASVLADPLLWCKDLEKHFYGELSYAIVQANEVIEDHSQVETGQMATFVGVYDGHGGPEASRFIRDHLFLHLMTIARENGTISEDNLRNAFSATEDGFLSLVRRTIEIKPLMASIGSCCLVGVIWKGILYIANLGDSRAVIGSVSRSNKIVAEQLTRDHNASTEEVRNELISAHPEDSHILVMKHGVWRIKGIIQVSRSIGDAYLKRPEFSLDPSFPRFHLPEPIRSPVLRSDPSICTRELQPNDKFIIFASDGLWEHMSNQEAAEIVHNNPRAGIASRLLTTALHEAARKRQMRYDDLKKLQKGVRRFFHDDITVVVIFMDNGLLERSMHAPQLSVRGGIDTIGPSRFNIVQTDGNANSS, encoded by the exons ATGTTTTCTTGGTTGGGAAGGATAGTAATGGCTTGTTGGCGACCGGTGAGTCAATATGCCCGTATGAACAAGGATAGTAATGGTAACAGTAACAATAGTAGTCATAATActgatgataatgatgatgcTAGCGTTCTGGCAGACCCTCTTCTATGGTGCAAAGACCTTGAAAAACACTTTTATGGCGAGCTGTCGTACGCCATAGTACAGGCCAATGAGGTTATCGAGGATCACAGTCAGGTTGAGACTGGCCAAATGGCCACTTTTGTTGGAGTTTATGATGGTCATGGCGGCCCTGAAGCATCCCGTTTCATTCGTGATCACTTGTTTCTTCATCTAATGA CTATTGCACGAGAAAATGGAACAATATCAGAAGACAACCTGAGGAATGCATTTTCCGCCACTGAAGATGGATTTCTCTCTCTTGTGCGAAGGACAATTGAAATAAAACCTTTAATGGCATCAATTGGTTCTTGCTGTTTGGTGGGAGTTATTTGGAAGGGAATATTATATATAGCTAATCTGGGTGATTCCAGAGCTGTTATCGGTTCTGTATCTAGATCTAATAAAATTGTTGCAGAGCAGTTGACTAGGGATCATAATGCTAGCACGGAGGAGGTTAGGAATGAACTCATTTCAGCACATCCTGAGGATTCTCATATATTAGTTATGAAGCATGGCGTGTGGCGCATAAAGGGAATCATTCAG GTATCTAGATCCATTGGAGATGCTTACTTAAAAAGGCCAGAATTCTCCCTGGATCCATCATTCCCGCGCTTCCACCTTCCTGAGCCTATTCGCAGTCCAGTACTAAGATCAGACCCATCTATCTGTACTAGAGAGTTACAACCCAATGACAAATTCATTATATTTGCATCTGATGGCCTTTGGGAACACATGTCAAATCAGGAGGCAGCTGAAATTGTACACAATAATCCCAGAGCA ggCATTGCAAGCAGACTTCTTACAACAGCTTTGCATGAAGCAGCTCGGAAAAGACAGATGAGGTACGATGATCTTAAAAAATTACAGAAAGGGGTGAGGCGTTTCTTCCATGATGATATCACTGTTGTTGTGATCTTCATGGACAATGGGTTGTTGGAGAGAAGTATGCATGCGCCTCAACTCTCTGTACGAGGGGGCATCGACACCATTGGGCCATCAAGGTTCAACATTGTACAGACTGATGGAAATGCCAACTCCTCTTAA